A portion of the Myripristis murdjan chromosome 13, fMyrMur1.1, whole genome shotgun sequence genome contains these proteins:
- the nmd3 gene encoding 60S ribosomal export protein NMD3 produces MEYIQTPATSSQGNILCCTCGTPIPPNPANMCVACLRTQVDISEGIPKQVSVHFCKQCERYLQPPATWVQCALESRELLALCLKKLKASMTKVRLIDAGFLWTEPHSKRIKMKLTIQKEVMNGAILQQVFVVEFVIQSQMCDDCHRVEAKDFWKAVVQVRQKTVHKKTFYYLEQLILKHKLHQNALNIKEIHDGIDFYYGSKQHAQKMVDFLQCTVPCRSKTSQRLISHDIHSNTYNYKSTFSMEIVPVCKDNVVCLSPRLAQSLGNMGQVCVCIRVTSTIHLIDPNTLQIAEVDGNTYWRNPFNSLCNPRQLEEFIVMDIDIIRDQKLGAGAGLRSNKHTLAEVWVQKTSEMDTSQQYHCRTFLGHLLNIGDLVQGFDFANSNINDEHLNKMNPHHVPDVVLIKKCYDRNKRVKRRNWKLKEMERDRQSMDTDDERQYQDFLEDLEEDEALRKNINIYRDSSKIPVESDTDDEGAPRISLMEMLEDLSLTDATGGEGADMMTD; encoded by the exons ATGGAGTACATACAGACTCCTGCCACAAGTAGCCAGGGGAACAT CCTGTGCTGTACCTGTGGCACCCCTATCCCCCCAAACCCAGCCAACATGTGTGTGGCCTGCCTGCGCACCCAGGTCGACATCTCAGAGGGGATCCCCAAGCAGGTCTCGGTGCACTTCTGCAAGCAGTGTGAGAG GTACTTACAGCCTCCAGCCACGTGGGTGCAGTGCGCTCTGGAGTCCAGGGAGCTGCTTGCTCTTTGCCTGAAAAAACTCAAGGCCTCGATGACCAAA GTACGTCTAATTGATGCTGGCTTCCTGTGGACAGAGCCGCACTCCAAGAGGATTAAGATGAAGCTGACCATACAGAAGGAG GTGATGAATGGCGCGATCCTGCAGCAGGTGTTTGTGGTGGAGTTTGTCATCCAGTCCCAGATGTGTGACGACTGCCACCGTGTGGAAGCCAAGGACTTCTGGAAGGCTGTGGTGCAAGTCAGGCAGAAG ACTGTTCATAAAAAGACATTCTACTATCTAGAGCAGCTGATCCTCAAGCACAAACTGCACCAGAACGCCCTCAACATCAAGGAGATCCATG ACGGGATTGATTTTTACTATGGCTCCAAGCAGCATGCTCAGAAGATGGTCGACTTCCTCCAGTGCACCGTGCCCTGCAG gTCAAAGACATCCCAGCGCCTCATCTCCCATGACATCCACTCAAACACGTACAACTACAAGAGCACCTTCTCTATGGAGATTGTACCTGTCTGCAAG GACAATGTCGTATGCCTTTCACCTCGTTTGGCCCAAAGCCTGGGGAACAtgggtcaagtgtgtgtgtgtatccgtgtCACCAGCACCATCCACCTCATCGACCCTAATACCCTGCAGA TTGCTGAGGTGGATGGGAACACATACTGGCGCAATCCTTTCAACAGTCTCTGTAACCCACGGCAACTGGAGGAGTTTATTGTCATGGATATTGACATCATACGAGACCAGAAGCTGGGTGCTGGGGCCGGCCTGAGGTCCAATaag cacaCCCTGGCTGAGGTGTGGGTTCAGAAAACCTCAGAGATGGATACCAGTCAGCAGTACCACTGCCGTACATTCCTGGGCCACCTGCTTAACATCGGAGACCTGGTGCAGGG CTTTGACTTCGCCAATTCCAACATCAATGATGAGCATCTGAATAAGATGAATCCTCACCATGTTCCTGATGTG GTGCTGATCAAGAAGTGTTATGACCGCAACAAGAGGGTGAAGCGCAGGAACTGGAAActgaaggagatggagagagacagacagagcatgGACACTGATGATGAGAG ACAATACCAGGACTTCCTGGAGGACTTAGAGGAGGATGAAGCTCTGAGGAAGAACATTAACATCTATAGAG ATTCCTCAAAGATCCCGGTGGAGAGTGACACGGATGATGAGGGAGCACCGCGCATTTCCCTCATGGAGATGCTGGAGGACCTCAGCCTGACAGATGCCACAGGAGGAGAGGGTGCAGACATGATGACAGACTAG